The Betta splendens chromosome 4, fBetSpl5.4, whole genome shotgun sequence genome contains a region encoding:
- the LOC129603985 gene encoding uncharacterized protein LOC129603985: MGKKETAPNKRSRPSDSPESPGASSADKNITDILESIEKKITSFDARLALVELLHKEFMALRDSLEFSQQQVISLATENEALKGTVQSLTEDVAQLAAENKKIKEGIIDLQARSMRDNLVFSGIPEQAEENTETTIKNFIKQQMKIPAEVVDKMAFHRSHRLGGRRPDGQRPRPIVAKFHDFKQKELVKSRGRQLKGTDYSVNDQFPKEILDRRRRLFPIRKRFMAEGCRAVISVDKLYVNGELYRDREATPWLY; this comes from the coding sequence atggggaaaaaggagacggctccaaacaagcgttcccgtccgtctgactcacctgagtcacctggagctagctcggcggacaaaaacatcacggacatcctggagtccatcgaaaaaaaaataacaagtttcgacgcacgtctggcgctagtggaactcctccacaaagagtttatggccctccgcgactccctggaatttagccagcagcaggtgatttctctcgccaccgagaacgaggccctgaaaggaacggtgcagtccctgacggaggatgtggctcagctagcggccgaaaataaaaaaataaaagaaggtatcatcgatctgcaggcccgcagcatgagggacaacctggtgttctcggggattccagaacaggcggaggaaaacacggaaaccacaattaaaaacttcattaaacaacagatgaagatcccagcggaagttgtcgacaagatggcgttccaccgttcgcatagactaggaggaagacgaccggatggccagcgtccccgacccatcgttgccaagtttcatgactttaagcagaaggaactggttaagagccggggcagacagctgaagggaaccgactacagcgtcaacgaccagttccccaaggagatcctcgaccgccgccgccgactgttccccatccgtaagaggttcatggcagaaggctgcagggctgtcatcagcgtcgacaaactgtacgtcaacggagagctctaccgggaccgggaagcaactccgtggctctactag